A region from the Schistocerca serialis cubense isolate TAMUIC-IGC-003099 chromosome 1, iqSchSeri2.2, whole genome shotgun sequence genome encodes:
- the LOC126456905 gene encoding uncharacterized protein LOC126456905: MQERSGYNVITCNVNKMNSVVKIDALTEFLQHRAADVAILQEVVTTDLEQVPGFDVFTNIDAETRTGTAVMVTNGIDTDDIKTLTDGRGIAIKIAGTYFVSIYAPSGTEKKRARSQFFNEDICALLPRNNSNVVLGGDFNCVSAPEDQVPAPNLCMELQELLRKLNLRDSWRLLYPNTTEFTYFHNRGRSRLDRICETRELATSVSRVEGCPVIFSDHCAYICKLQLPTNKLSGGRSAWKLNTEHPSDAKLQQEIALTLEESLQTRQQYPTTTQWWVACGKPQIRKTLIRHSAEKAFCRNSTADFHTQCLKDALNCPPDDDLLLTRVRGIKARLLNIRRQQMKGVVVRSQTHGATEDEPATLHHLHTERERAQNRTVRELSDAAGRKITTRRDMMHHVEEHFSELFKGEEPDDAETAKILQGMRRRLNDTDRALLTEAVSEEEVKAVLKTCANGKAPGATDYRQNSTPQSRCNNN; this comes from the coding sequence ATGCAGGAACGCTCTGGCTATAACGTCATCACGTGCAATGTCAATAAAATGAATTCGGTTGTGAAGATAGACGCCCTCACGGAGTTCCTGCAGCACCGAGCTGCCGATGTAGCGATATTACAAGAAGTCGTCACCACGGACTTGGAACAAGTACCGGGATTCGACGTCTTCACGAACATTGACGCAGAAACGAGAACTGGCACTGCTGTAATGGTGACGAATGGAATCGACACAGACGACATCAAGACCCTGACTGACGGCCGTGGAATAGCAATCAAAATAGCTGGGACGTACTTTGTCAGCATCTATGCGCCGTCAGGCACAGAAAAGAAGAGGGCCAGAAGCCAGTTCTTCAATGAAGATATTTGTGCACTCCTTCCACGCAACAACAGCAATGTTGTgctgggaggcgatttcaactgcgtgTCTGCTCCGGAAGATCAAGTCCCGGCACCTAATCTGTGCATGGAGCTGCAGGAACTCCTAAGGAAACTGAATCTACGTGACTCTTGGCGTCTATTATACCCCAACACAACGGAATTCACGTACTTCCACAACCGCGGAAGAAGCAGGCTTGACAGGATTTGTGAGACCAGAGAGTTGGCCACCTCTGTGTCACGTGTGGAAGGCTGCCCTGTGATCTTCtccgaccactgtgcctacatttgCAAGCTCCAGCTGCCAACGAATAAATTATCAGGAGGAAGATCAGCGTGGAAACTTAACACGGAACATCCAAGTGACGCCAAACTACAGCAGGAGATAGCGCTCACCCTAGAAGAAAGTTTACAGACGCGACAACAATATCCGACCACCACTCAATGGTGGGTCGCATGTGGGAAACCACAAATCAGGAAGACGCTGATAAGGCACAGTGCGGAGAAGGCCTTCTGCAGGAACAGCACGGCAGACTTTCACACGCAGTGTCTGAAGGACGCGCTCAACTGTCCTCCAGACGACGACCTGCTTCTCACGCGAGTCAGAGGAATAAAGGCGCGACTACTGAATATCAGGCGTCAACAGATGAAAGGCGTCGTCGTCCGCAGCCAGACACACGGCGCCACTGAAGACGAACCTGCCACACTGCACCACCTGCATACAGAGAGGGAGAGGGCACAAAACAGAACTGTAAGAGAGCTTAGCGACGCAGCTGGCCGCAAAATAACAACTAGGAGGGACATGATGCATCACGTAGAAGAACACTTCTCTGAACTCTTCAAGGGAGAGGAACCAGATGACGCAGAAACAGCAAAAATACTACAAGGAATGCGCAGACGGCTGAACGACACCGATCGCGCTTTGCTGACAGAGGCAGTGTCAGAGGAAGAAGTCAAAGCCGTCCTCAAAACCTGCGCCAATGGCAAAGCTCCAGGAGCGACGGATTACCGTCAGAATTCTACGCCACAAAGTAGATGTAATAATAACTGA